From the Theobroma cacao cultivar B97-61/B2 chromosome 2, Criollo_cocoa_genome_V2, whole genome shotgun sequence genome, one window contains:
- the LOC18607293 gene encoding DUF21 domain-containing protein At2g14520: MAVEYKCCETDFFIHILLIVLLVLFAGLMSGLTLGLMSMSLVDLEVLAKSGTPKDRKHAAKILPVVKKQHLLLCTLLIYNAAAMEALPIFLDSLVTAWGAILISVTLILLFGEIIPQSVCSRHGLAIGATVAPMVQVLVWICFPVAYPISKLLDFLLGHGHVALFRRAELKTLVNLHGNEAGKGGELTHDETTIIAGALELTEKAAKDAMTPISETFAIDINVKLDRELMSLILEKGHSRVPVYYEQPTNIIGLILVKNLLTIHPEDEVPVKSVTIRRIPRVQETLPLYDILNEFQKGHSHMAVVVRQCNKTEQPPSSNSAGSPLPEVKVDIDGDKASQENTLRRKRSLKKWKSFPATSNSFKSGSRSKKWTKGVDSDILHLNGNPLPKLPEEEEAVGIITMEDVIEELLQEEIFDETDHHYEDS, translated from the exons ATGGCGGTGGAGTACAAATGTTGCGAGACGGATTTCTTTATTCACATATTGTTAATAGTATTGTTGGTGCTGTTCGCTGGGTTGATGTCGGGGCTTACTCTGGGCCTTATGTCCATGAGTCTCGTTGATCTTGAGGTTCTTGCTAAGTCTGGTACTCCCAAAGATCGTAAACATGCTG CAAAGATATTACCGGTTGTCAAAAAGCAGCATTTGTTGCTTTGTACTTTACTTATATATAATGCTGCTGCAATGGAG GCACTTCCCATCTTTCTTGATAGTCTGGTCACAGCTTGGGGTGCTATCCTGATTTCAGTGACCTTGATTCTTCTGTTTGGTGAG ATAATACCACAATCTGTTTGTTCTCGACATGGTTTGGCAATTGGTGCAACGGTGGCTCCAATGGTGCAAGTTCTTGTTTGGATCTGTTTTCCTGTTGCCTACCCGATAAGCAAG CTGTTAGACTTTCTGCTGGGCCATGGACATGTGGCACTTTTTCGAAGAGCTGAGTTGAAAACCCTAGTAAATTTGCATGGTAACGAG GCTGGAAAAGGAGGTGAACTGACACATGATGAGACAACAATCATAGCTGGAGCACTTGAGCTCACTGAGAAAGCAGCTAAAGATGCCATGACTCCTATATCAGAAACATTTGCCATTGATATTAACGTCAAGCTTGACAG GGAATTGATGAGTTTAATTTTGGAGAAAGGACACAGCAGAGTGCCAGTTTATTATGAGCAGCCCACAAACATAATTGGACTCATTCTG GTCAAGAATTTATTGACAATTCACCCTGAAGATGAAGTTCCTGTGAAAAGTGTTACCATACGAAGGATTCCAAG GGTTCAAGAAACATTGCCATTGTATGATATATtaaatgaatttcaaaaagGTCACAGCCACATGGCCGTTGTTGTGAGACAGTGCAACAAGACAGAGCAGCCGCCTTCTAGTAACTCTGCTGGGA GTCCCTTGCCGGAAGTGAAAGTAGACATTGATGGTGACAAAGCTTCTCAAGAGAATACTTTAAGACGCAAGAGATCACTTAAGAAGTGGAAGAGCTTTCCTGCTACTAGCAATTCTTTCAAGAGTGGTTCTCGGAGCAAGAAGTGGACAAAGGGTGTTGATTCAGACATTCTACATCTAAATGGCAACCCACTCCCGAAGCTACCTGAAGAAGAGGAGGCTGTTGGCATAATAACAATGGAAGATGTCATTGAAGAGCTTTTGCAG GAGGAGATCTTTGACGAGACAGATCATCATTACGAGGACTCATGA
- the LOC18607290 gene encoding branched-chain-amino-acid aminotransferase 6 isoform X3, with protein MNLQVILQKIHIIDFQVFLIARQAMFGLSICARNVNQLSRIESLLSKPKLRSYARPVTTALENYESSIYSSGKTEYANVNWDELGFALTKTDYMYVMNCSKDEEIFSEGILTRFGNIELCPSSGILNYGQGLFEGLKAYRKEDDGILLFRPEENALRMKMGADRMCMPSPTVEQFIDAVKRTVLANKRWVPPHGRGALYIRPLLMGTGPNLGVKPASEYTFLAYASPVGNYHKSPMNLVVEDKVCRAAPGGTGGVKAVTNYSPIYKTLGQAKARGFTDVLFLDALTGRNIEEGSAFNIFVLKGNVISTPTAHGTILPGITRKSIIEIASTLGYQVEERDVPIEEVFDAEEVFCTGTAMVLKSVVSITYQGKRIEYKMGEEPVAQKLHATLTGIQTGLIEDKMGWTVEVD; from the exons ATGAATTTGCAGGTGATCTTGCAGAAGATTCATATCATAGATTTCCAGGTGTTTCTTATTGCCAG GCAAGCCATGTTTGGTCTAAGCATTTGCGCTAGAAATGTGAATCAACTTTCAAGAATTGAAAGCCTCCTGTCAAAGCCAAAG CTAAGATCTTACGCCAGGCCTGTCACGACTGCACTGGAAAATTATGAATCCAGCATTTACAG CAGCGGCAAGACAGAATATGCCAATGTCAATTGGGATGAACTTGGATTTGCTCTAACTAAAACAGATTACATGTACGTAATGAATTGCTCTAAAGACGAAGAAATCTTTTCCGAAGGAATCCTCACTCGTTTTGGAAACATCGAGCTGTGCCCTTCATCTGGAATATTGAACTATGGCCAG GGATTATTCGAGGGACTGAAAGCGTATAGGAAGGAAGATGACGGAATTCTGCTGTTCCGGCCGGAAGAGAATGCCCTGAGGATGAAGATGGGTGCGGATAGAATGTGCATGCCATCGCCAACAGTTGAGCAATTCATAGATGCTGTTAAAAGGACTGTCCTGGCCAACAAGCGATGG gTACCACCGCATGGGAGAGGGGCACTGTATATCAGGCCACTGCTCATGGGAACTGGCCCAAATCTGGGAGTTAAGCCAGCATCCGAGTACACATTCTTAGCTTATGCTTCCCCCGTGGGCAATTATCATAAG AGTCCTATGAACTTGGTCGTTGAAGACAAGGTCTGTCGTGCTGCTCCTGGTGGTACAGGAGGAGTCAAAGCTGTCACTAACTATTCACCA ATCTACAAGACATTAGGTCAAGCAAAAGCCAGAGGATTCACTGATGTCTTGTTTCTTGATGCATTGACTGGAAGAAACATCGAGGAAGGTTCTGCATTCAACATCTTCGTTCTCAAG GGAAATGTTATCTCTACTCCAACAGCACACGGGACTATTCTCCCAGGAATCACAAGAAAAAGCATCATCGAAATCGCATCAACTCTTGGTTACCAG GTTGAGGAACGAGATGTTCCGATCGAGGAGGTATTCGATGCTGAAGAAGTCTTCTGCACAGGAACAGCTATGGTTCTCAAGTCTGTTGTAAGTATAACCTACCAGGGTAAAAG GATTGAATacaaaatgggagaagaaccAGTGGCTCAGAAATTGCATGCAACATTAACAGGAATTCAAACTGGTCTTATCGAGGACAAGATGGGATGGACAGTTGAGGTCGATTAG
- the LOC18607290 gene encoding branched-chain-amino-acid aminotransferase 6 isoform X1, whose product MNLQVILQKIHIIDFQVFLIARRVSRSFLKLNMFLSRQAMFGLSICARNVNQLSRIESLLSKPKLRSYARPVTTALENYESSIYSSGKTEYANVNWDELGFALTKTDYMYVMNCSKDEEIFSEGILTRFGNIELCPSSGILNYGQGLFEGLKAYRKEDDGILLFRPEENALRMKMGADRMCMPSPTVEQFIDAVKRTVLANKRWVPPHGRGALYIRPLLMGTGPNLGVKPASEYTFLAYASPVGNYHKSPMNLVVEDKVCRAAPGGTGGVKAVTNYSPIYKTLGQAKARGFTDVLFLDALTGRNIEEGSAFNIFVLKGNVISTPTAHGTILPGITRKSIIEIASTLGYQVEERDVPIEEVFDAEEVFCTGTAMVLKSVVSITYQGKRIEYKMGEEPVAQKLHATLTGIQTGLIEDKMGWTVEVD is encoded by the exons ATGAATTTGCAGGTGATCTTGCAGAAGATTCATATCATAGATTTCCAGGTGTTTCTTATTGCCAG AAGAGTTTCTAGGTCATTTCTAAAGCTCAATATGTTTTTGAGTAGGCAAGCCATGTTTGGTCTAAGCATTTGCGCTAGAAATGTGAATCAACTTTCAAGAATTGAAAGCCTCCTGTCAAAGCCAAAG CTAAGATCTTACGCCAGGCCTGTCACGACTGCACTGGAAAATTATGAATCCAGCATTTACAG CAGCGGCAAGACAGAATATGCCAATGTCAATTGGGATGAACTTGGATTTGCTCTAACTAAAACAGATTACATGTACGTAATGAATTGCTCTAAAGACGAAGAAATCTTTTCCGAAGGAATCCTCACTCGTTTTGGAAACATCGAGCTGTGCCCTTCATCTGGAATATTGAACTATGGCCAG GGATTATTCGAGGGACTGAAAGCGTATAGGAAGGAAGATGACGGAATTCTGCTGTTCCGGCCGGAAGAGAATGCCCTGAGGATGAAGATGGGTGCGGATAGAATGTGCATGCCATCGCCAACAGTTGAGCAATTCATAGATGCTGTTAAAAGGACTGTCCTGGCCAACAAGCGATGG gTACCACCGCATGGGAGAGGGGCACTGTATATCAGGCCACTGCTCATGGGAACTGGCCCAAATCTGGGAGTTAAGCCAGCATCCGAGTACACATTCTTAGCTTATGCTTCCCCCGTGGGCAATTATCATAAG AGTCCTATGAACTTGGTCGTTGAAGACAAGGTCTGTCGTGCTGCTCCTGGTGGTACAGGAGGAGTCAAAGCTGTCACTAACTATTCACCA ATCTACAAGACATTAGGTCAAGCAAAAGCCAGAGGATTCACTGATGTCTTGTTTCTTGATGCATTGACTGGAAGAAACATCGAGGAAGGTTCTGCATTCAACATCTTCGTTCTCAAG GGAAATGTTATCTCTACTCCAACAGCACACGGGACTATTCTCCCAGGAATCACAAGAAAAAGCATCATCGAAATCGCATCAACTCTTGGTTACCAG GTTGAGGAACGAGATGTTCCGATCGAGGAGGTATTCGATGCTGAAGAAGTCTTCTGCACAGGAACAGCTATGGTTCTCAAGTCTGTTGTAAGTATAACCTACCAGGGTAAAAG GATTGAATacaaaatgggagaagaaccAGTGGCTCAGAAATTGCATGCAACATTAACAGGAATTCAAACTGGTCTTATCGAGGACAAGATGGGATGGACAGTTGAGGTCGATTAG
- the LOC18607291 gene encoding protein trichome birefringence-like 13 produces the protein MAATKKFSSLFPLLSLICFVSVFLLLSLSRKASISSSPTHPQVLQFKPIAAANNIDAYATGSDTDASDGYSCDYSDGSWIYDPDARFDRYDSSCKEIFKGWNCIMNNKSNGRDIFKWRWKPRNCDLPPFDPLKFLHTYRDTNIGFVGDSLNRNMFVSLFCTLKRVSGGVKKWRAAGADRGFTFLQYNLTIAYHRTNLLARYGRWSANGNGGKLEALGYKEGYRVDVDIPEGTWEKAPSFHDILIFNTGHWWWAPSKFDPVKSPMLFFEKGLPVIPPVPPDVGLDKVLKHMIQFVEKNMQRGAIKLFRTQSPRHFEGGDWDQGGSCQRLQPLLPEQVEELFSLKNNGTNAEAGLVNQHLFKALKGSKFHILDITRMSEFRADAHPSSAGGKKHDDCMHWCLPGITDTWNDLFVTHLNSLKIGN, from the exons ATGGCAGCAACTAAGAAATTCTCTTCTCTCTTCCCTCTGCTCTCTCTCATCTGCTTCGTCTCAGTCTTTTtacttctctctctttccagAAAGGCCTCCATTTCCTCTTCTCCAACTCATCCCCAAGTCCTCCAATTTAAACCCATCGCCGCCGCCAATAACATCGACGCCTATGCCACTGGATCCGACACGGATGCGTCGGACGGGTATTCGTGCGATTACTCCGACGGGTCGTGGATCTACGACCCGGATGCCAGATTCGATAGGTACGACAGCAGCTGCAAAGAGATATTTAAAGGATGGAATTGCATTATGAACAACAAATCTAACGGTCGAGATATCTTTAAGTGGCGATGGAAGCCTCGTAACTGTGATCTCCCGCCGTTCGATCCGCTCAAGTTTCTTCATACTTATAGGGATACTAACATTG GGTTTGTTGGGGATTCCTTAAACAGAAACatgtttgtttctttgttttgcaCTCTGAAACGTGTGTCGGGTGGAGTCAAGAAATGGCGTGCGGCCGGAGCTGATCGCGGCTTTACCTTTCTTCAGTATAATCTTACAATTGCATATCATCGAACTAATCTTTTGGCACGTTATGGTAG GTGGTCAGCTAATGGTAATGGTGGTAAGTTGGAAGCTCTTGGATATAAAGAGGGTTATAGAGTTGATGTTGATATTCCAGAAGGCACGTGGGAAAAGGCTCCAAGCTTCCATGATATACTAATCTTCAACACAGGACACTG GTGGTGGGCTCCTTCAAAATTTGACCCTGTCAAGTCACCCATGCTGTTCTTTGAAAAGGGTCTGCCTGTGATCCCTCCAGTACCTCCTGATGTTGGCTTGGATAAGGTTTTAAAACATATG ATACAGTTTGTGGAGAAAAACATGCAACGAGGTGCTATTAAATTGTTTCGCACACAATCACCAAGGCATTTTGAAGGAGGGGATTGGGACCAAGGTGGCTCATGTCAGCGGTTACAGCCTTTGTTACCTGAACAA GTGGAAGAACTCTTCTCATTGAAGAATAATGGGACAAATGCAGAGGCAGGCCTTGTAAATCAACACCTATTCAAGGCCCTCAAGGGGTCTAAGTTCCACATCTTAGATATTACCCGTATGAGTGAATTCAGAGCAGATGCCCATCCATCCTCAGCCGGAGGAAAGAAACATGATGACTGCATGCATTGGTGCTTACCGGGAATTACGGATACATGGAATGACCTATTTGTAACACATCTAAACAGTCTTAAAATTGGAAACTGA
- the LOC18607290 gene encoding branched-chain-amino-acid aminotransferase 6 isoform X2, with the protein MNLQVILQKIHIIDFQVFLIARRVSRSFLKLNMFLSRQAMFGLSICARNVNQLSRIESLLSKPKLRSYARPVTTALENYESSIYSGKTEYANVNWDELGFALTKTDYMYVMNCSKDEEIFSEGILTRFGNIELCPSSGILNYGQGLFEGLKAYRKEDDGILLFRPEENALRMKMGADRMCMPSPTVEQFIDAVKRTVLANKRWVPPHGRGALYIRPLLMGTGPNLGVKPASEYTFLAYASPVGNYHKSPMNLVVEDKVCRAAPGGTGGVKAVTNYSPIYKTLGQAKARGFTDVLFLDALTGRNIEEGSAFNIFVLKGNVISTPTAHGTILPGITRKSIIEIASTLGYQVEERDVPIEEVFDAEEVFCTGTAMVLKSVVSITYQGKRIEYKMGEEPVAQKLHATLTGIQTGLIEDKMGWTVEVD; encoded by the exons ATGAATTTGCAGGTGATCTTGCAGAAGATTCATATCATAGATTTCCAGGTGTTTCTTATTGCCAG AAGAGTTTCTAGGTCATTTCTAAAGCTCAATATGTTTTTGAGTAGGCAAGCCATGTTTGGTCTAAGCATTTGCGCTAGAAATGTGAATCAACTTTCAAGAATTGAAAGCCTCCTGTCAAAGCCAAAG CTAAGATCTTACGCCAGGCCTGTCACGACTGCACTGGAAAATTATGAATCCAGCATTTACAG CGGCAAGACAGAATATGCCAATGTCAATTGGGATGAACTTGGATTTGCTCTAACTAAAACAGATTACATGTACGTAATGAATTGCTCTAAAGACGAAGAAATCTTTTCCGAAGGAATCCTCACTCGTTTTGGAAACATCGAGCTGTGCCCTTCATCTGGAATATTGAACTATGGCCAG GGATTATTCGAGGGACTGAAAGCGTATAGGAAGGAAGATGACGGAATTCTGCTGTTCCGGCCGGAAGAGAATGCCCTGAGGATGAAGATGGGTGCGGATAGAATGTGCATGCCATCGCCAACAGTTGAGCAATTCATAGATGCTGTTAAAAGGACTGTCCTGGCCAACAAGCGATGG gTACCACCGCATGGGAGAGGGGCACTGTATATCAGGCCACTGCTCATGGGAACTGGCCCAAATCTGGGAGTTAAGCCAGCATCCGAGTACACATTCTTAGCTTATGCTTCCCCCGTGGGCAATTATCATAAG AGTCCTATGAACTTGGTCGTTGAAGACAAGGTCTGTCGTGCTGCTCCTGGTGGTACAGGAGGAGTCAAAGCTGTCACTAACTATTCACCA ATCTACAAGACATTAGGTCAAGCAAAAGCCAGAGGATTCACTGATGTCTTGTTTCTTGATGCATTGACTGGAAGAAACATCGAGGAAGGTTCTGCATTCAACATCTTCGTTCTCAAG GGAAATGTTATCTCTACTCCAACAGCACACGGGACTATTCTCCCAGGAATCACAAGAAAAAGCATCATCGAAATCGCATCAACTCTTGGTTACCAG GTTGAGGAACGAGATGTTCCGATCGAGGAGGTATTCGATGCTGAAGAAGTCTTCTGCACAGGAACAGCTATGGTTCTCAAGTCTGTTGTAAGTATAACCTACCAGGGTAAAAG GATTGAATacaaaatgggagaagaaccAGTGGCTCAGAAATTGCATGCAACATTAACAGGAATTCAAACTGGTCTTATCGAGGACAAGATGGGATGGACAGTTGAGGTCGATTAG
- the LOC18607292 gene encoding uncharacterized protein At3g49720, with the protein MSRRPVNPARRFADGGSIPFVGSVQSKTRSSRLLSIGLLVVGAILLIGYLHSGSDGSIREKKALSKTEGGSSCTLEVLRALPVLKKAYGDSMNKVLHVAPDTCSVVSKLLKEEDTQAWGVEPYDLDDADVNCKSLVRKGIVRVADIKFPLPYRAKSFSLVIVSDALDYLSPRYLNKTLPELVRVSADGVIIFSGYPGQQRAKVAELSKFGRPAKLRSSSWWIKYFVQTKLEENEAAAKKFEQASTKRSYRPACQVFHLK; encoded by the exons ATGTCAAGGAGGCCCGTAAATCCTGCTCGACGCTTTGCTGATGGTGGAAGCATCCCATTTGTGGGCTCAGTGCAGTCTAAAACACGCTCATCACGTTTGTTATCTATTGGGCTTTTGGTTGTG GGTGCAATTCTTCTGATTGGCTATTTGCATAGTGGTTCAG ATGGATCCATCCGTGAAAAAAAGGCATTAAGTAAAACTGAAG GTGGTTCTTCATGCACGTTAGAAGTTCTGAGGGCACTACCTGTTCTAAAGAAGGCTTATGGTGACAGCATGAATAAAGTATTGCACGTAGCCCCTGATACTTGTTCGGTGGTTTCCAAATTATTAAAAGAAGAGGATACTCAGGCCTGGGGTGTGGAGCCATATGACTTAGATGATGCTGATGTCAATTGCAAAAGTCTTGTGCGGAAAGGCATTGTGCGAGTGGCAGATATCAAGTTTCCTCTTCCCTACCGTGCAAAATCCTTTTCCCTAGTCATAGTGTCAGATGCCTTGGATTACTTGTCTCCTAGGTACCTTAACAAAACTCTTCCAGAACTGGTGAGGGTATCAGCTGATGgtgttattatattttctg GTTATCCAGGTCAGCAGAGAGCTAAAGTTGCAGAGCTATCCAAATTTGGTCGTCCT GCAAAATTACGAAGTTCATCTTGgtggataaaatattttgttcagACAAAACTAGAAGAGAATGAAGCTGCTGCAAAGAAGTTTGAACAAGCTTCGACCAAGAGGTCATATAGGCCAGCTTGTCAAGTTTTCCACTTAAAGTAG
- the LOC18607294 gene encoding uncharacterized protein LOC18607294, whose protein sequence is MDLETENRIAAILLKEAAELKRQADRDGVHVYLQQPKVRGRPNSRFLTATVLGVQQANRAVEVNEMWRVRQKELELNNRLKGRSRDDSRHSRSDGDISNPSRSTSRRPDSNASASCSSSKRVAESSYSGEDEGLRDEEIEEFLNSRIKRGRGSIGSRMDETGPYLQTNCDSPVKLSTSPIAREHRVTLGPEKPSSLKSDEELHEHRRKKEKAGSDRKQSRKHKSKEKSREKKKKRKEEYKSKHRK, encoded by the exons ATGGATCTGGAAACAGAAAACAGAATAGCTGctattcttttaaaagaagCAGCAGAACTGAAACGACAAGCTGACAGGGATGGTGTTCATGTTTATCTTCAGCAGCCAAAAGTAAGGGGACGTCCAAATTCACGATTCCTCACTGCAACTGTGCTTGGTGTACAGCAAG CAAATCGAGCTGTTGAAGTGAATGAGATGTGGCGAGTTCGACAAAAGGAGCTGGAGCTAAATAATAGGCTAAAAGGAAGATCAAGAGATGATAGCAGGCATAGCAGGAGTGATGGGGACATTAGCAACCCCTCCAGAAGCACAAGCAGGAGGCCTGACAGCAATGCTAGTGCTTCATGCTCATCAAGCAAGAGAGTGGCAGAGAGTAGTTATTCAGGGGAAGATGAAGGTCTAAGAGACGAGGAGATTGAGGAATTTCTCAACTCAAG GATCAAGCGCGGTCGAGGTTCTATAGGTTCAAGGATGGATGAAACAGGACCCTACCTACAGACAAATTGCGACTCCCCCGTGAAGCTGTCAACAAGCCCCATTGCAAGGGAACATCGTGTAACATTGGGTCCCGAGAAGCCTTCTTCACTGAAGTCTGATGAGGAGCTCCATGAGCATAGacggaagaaagaaaaggctGGTTCTGATAGGAAGCAGTCTAGGAAGCACAAATCTAAAGAAAAAtctagagaaaagaaaaagaagaggaaggaGGAATATAAAAGTAAACATCGCAAATAA